The Pedobacter mucosus genome window below encodes:
- the priA gene encoding replication restart helicase PriA has translation MNTFENDIFSERETLFVEVILPLSLAKNYTYRVPFDLNDQVAIGKRVVVQFGKHKIYTALISKITTLPPTVYEAKYIIDVIDSEPVITPIQLKFWTWMTQYYMCNEGDVMSAALPASLKLASETILILRDDFKEEILLSEKENIIISTLKKQKKLTVNDVSKLLGQKSIYPIINHLLEKELILVAEEVVQKYKPLLKSFILLNDFYNEEENLKQLFNILERAPKQLDALLAYLKLQKSKVPISKEQLLEESNCGQAALKALIEKDIFIVTKKPVSRLAAHDEDFNVNFTLNVGQQKAFEQIKESFRERDVVLLHGITASGKTQVYIKLIEEIIKNTDGQVLFLLPEIALTTQIVERIKRYFGNAIGVYHSKFNNSERVEIWNKVRTGAYKVILGARSAVFLPFQDLKLIVVDEEHEPSYKQYDPAPRYQARDASIVLAHLHQSKVVLGSATPSLESYYNALQGKYGLVEMKERFGGVQLPNQKVVSIAEETKKKTMVSYFSSVLIKDIDLALSKKEQIVLFQNRRGYATILICATCGYTPKCVNCDVSLTYHKSSGKLHCHYCGYQQSSVNICPACGSVHVEQKGFGTERIEEELKLLYPEVTVARLDMDSTRTKNGLQQILNDFQEKKTDILIGTQMVAKGLDFDNLNLIGVINADTLLGYPDFRAYERSFQLLAQVAGRAGRRAEQGNVCIQTYDAENRIIKQVVNNDYLGMYTDEIAEREKFLYPPFSRMIFLYVKHKDSNVLDHAATALANILKAKFGKRVLGPEQPLVSRVRNLYIKQIIIKADKHTAIQKVKDALRETLTQFNAIKDFKSVFTQIDVDPY, from the coding sequence ATGAATACATTCGAAAACGATATATTTTCAGAAAGAGAAACACTTTTTGTTGAGGTTATTTTGCCATTATCTTTGGCGAAAAACTATACTTATCGGGTTCCTTTCGATCTTAACGACCAAGTTGCTATTGGTAAGCGTGTTGTAGTTCAATTTGGTAAACATAAAATTTACACTGCATTAATATCCAAGATAACTACTTTACCGCCAACTGTTTACGAAGCTAAATATATTATTGATGTAATTGATAGTGAGCCGGTGATAACGCCAATCCAACTTAAATTTTGGACCTGGATGACTCAATATTACATGTGTAATGAAGGTGATGTGATGTCTGCTGCATTACCAGCAAGTTTAAAATTAGCCAGTGAAACGATCTTAATTCTTCGTGATGATTTTAAGGAAGAAATTCTATTATCAGAAAAGGAAAATATTATTATTTCTACCTTGAAAAAGCAAAAAAAGCTGACGGTTAACGATGTATCAAAGCTTTTAGGCCAAAAATCCATCTATCCGATCATTAATCATCTGTTAGAAAAAGAATTAATTTTAGTAGCAGAAGAAGTTGTTCAGAAATATAAGCCATTATTAAAATCGTTTATCTTATTAAATGATTTTTATAATGAAGAAGAAAATTTAAAACAGCTTTTTAATATTTTAGAAAGAGCACCAAAGCAATTAGATGCGCTTTTAGCTTATTTGAAATTGCAAAAAAGTAAAGTGCCAATTTCTAAAGAGCAACTTTTAGAAGAAAGCAATTGTGGTCAGGCGGCTTTAAAAGCTCTTATCGAGAAAGACATTTTTATTGTTACTAAAAAACCAGTTAGCAGATTAGCAGCACATGATGAAGATTTTAATGTGAATTTTACGCTAAATGTTGGACAACAGAAAGCATTCGAACAGATAAAAGAATCCTTTAGAGAAAGAGATGTTGTTTTACTTCACGGTATTACGGCTTCTGGAAAAACCCAAGTTTATATTAAACTTATAGAGGAGATTATCAAAAATACAGATGGTCAGGTTTTATTTTTGCTGCCGGAAATTGCTTTGACAACACAAATTGTGGAACGCATTAAACGATACTTTGGCAATGCAATAGGAGTTTATCATTCCAAATTTAATAATAGTGAACGAGTAGAAATTTGGAATAAAGTGCGTACAGGCGCATACAAAGTTATTCTTGGTGCCAGATCAGCCGTATTCCTTCCTTTTCAAGATTTAAAATTAATTGTAGTTGATGAAGAGCATGAACCATCATATAAACAATATGATCCTGCTCCTCGATATCAAGCTAGAGATGCATCAATTGTTCTAGCTCATCTTCATCAATCAAAAGTTGTGCTAGGTTCAGCGACTCCGTCTTTGGAAAGTTATTATAATGCTTTACAAGGAAAATATGGTCTTGTCGAAATGAAAGAACGTTTTGGTGGTGTACAATTACCAAACCAAAAGGTTGTAAGTATTGCTGAAGAAACTAAAAAGAAAACAATGGTTTCTTACTTCTCCAGCGTTTTAATAAAAGATATTGATCTTGCTTTATCTAAAAAAGAGCAGATTGTTCTTTTTCAAAATAGACGTGGTTATGCAACAATTTTAATCTGCGCAACTTGTGGTTACACACCAAAATGCGTTAATTGTGATGTAAGTTTAACTTATCATAAAAGTAGCGGCAAATTACATTGTCATTATTGTGGTTATCAACAAAGTAGCGTAAACATTTGTCCTGCCTGTGGTTCGGTTCACGTAGAACAAAAAGGTTTCGGTACAGAAAGAATTGAAGAAGAGCTAAAATTACTCTATCCAGAAGTGACCGTTGCCCGGTTGGATATGGACAGCACCCGAACGAAGAATGGTTTACAACAAATTCTTAATGACTTCCAGGAGAAGAAAACTGATATTTTGATCGGTACACAAATGGTTGCCAAAGGTCTAGACTTCGATAATTTAAATCTAATTGGTGTAATAAATGCGGATACTCTTTTGGGATATCCCGATTTTAGGGCTTACGAAAGGAGTTTTCAATTATTGGCACAAGTAGCTGGTAGGGCGGGAAGAAGAGCAGAACAAGGTAATGTGTGCATTCAAACTTATGATGCAGAAAATAGAATTATTAAACAAGTCGTAAATAACGATTACTTAGGAATGTATACAGATGAAATTGCAGAACGTGAGAAATTCTTGTACCCGCCTTTTTCTAGAATGATTTTTTTGTATGTTAAGCATAAAGATTCAAACGTTTTGGATCATGCTGCAACTGCTTTGGCTAATATTTTAAAGGCAAAATTTGGAAAGCGAGTTTTAGGTCCGGAACAGCCTTTAGTAAGTAGAGTTCGAAATCTTTATATAAAGCAGATTATTATTAAGGCCGATAAACATACAGCAATTCAAAAAGTGAAAGATGCATTGAGAGAAACCTTAACGCAGTTTAATGCAATTAAAGATTTCAAAAGTGTTTTTACACAGATTGATGTGGACCCTTATTAA
- a CDS encoding protein-L-isoaspartate(D-aspartate) O-methyltransferase, protein MAYKFVDNYRERGARRKLVELLKSRGIEDIEVLKAIGKVPRHFFFDETFWNQSYKDIAFPIGDGQTISQPYTVAYQSELLHIKKDDKVLEIGTGSGYQTCILMELGAKVFTIERQENIYNRTIRILPGMGYRPMFFCGDGSKGIAEHAPYDKIIVTAGAPLVPEILLKQLKIGGILVIPVGDEKTQKMVTVIRVSEKDYDKIVLDTFRFVPLVGDQAW, encoded by the coding sequence ATGGCTTACAAATTTGTTGATAATTATCGGGAACGTGGTGCGAGAAGAAAACTTGTTGAGTTATTAAAATCTCGTGGAATAGAAGATATAGAGGTTTTAAAAGCAATTGGCAAGGTTCCTAGGCACTTTTTTTTTGATGAAACCTTTTGGAACCAATCTTATAAAGATATCGCATTCCCAATTGGAGATGGGCAAACTATCTCTCAACCTTATACAGTTGCATATCAAAGCGAATTACTACACATAAAAAAAGATGATAAAGTTTTAGAAATTGGAACCGGTTCTGGTTATCAAACCTGCATTTTAATGGAGCTTGGCGCCAAAGTTTTTACCATAGAAAGGCAAGAAAACATTTATAACAGAACTATTCGCATTCTTCCAGGCATGGGATATCGGCCAATGTTTTTTTGTGGTGATGGATCAAAGGGAATTGCTGAACATGCACCTTACGACAAAATTATTGTAACGGCTGGTGCACCCTTAGTGCCAGAAATTTTATTAAAACAATTGAAAATCGGAGGGATACTTGTCATTCCTGTTGGTGATGAGAAAACTCAAAAAATGGTAACCGTTATTAGGGTTAGCGAAAAAGATTATGATAAAATTGTATTGGATACTTTTCGTTTTGTGCCGTTAGTGGGTGATCAAGCTTGGTAA
- the smpB gene encoding SsrA-binding protein SmpB, translating to MKNDINIKNKRAYFDYNLIDKYVAGIALLGTEIKAIRQGKANMTDAFCMFVNGILYVRNLHISEYSHSSFFHHDIKRDRALLLQKREIKKLRVKGEEKGYTIVPLRIFINERGFAKIEIALAQGKKEFDKRDSLKDKDVKREMDRAMKR from the coding sequence TTGAAAAACGACATAAATATAAAAAACAAAAGAGCATATTTTGACTATAATTTAATTGACAAATATGTAGCTGGTATTGCGCTTTTAGGAACTGAAATTAAAGCGATTAGACAAGGAAAAGCGAACATGACAGATGCTTTCTGCATGTTTGTTAATGGTATTTTATATGTAAGAAATCTTCATATTTCTGAGTATAGCCATAGCTCCTTTTTTCATCATGATATTAAACGCGATAGAGCTTTATTACTTCAAAAGAGAGAAATCAAGAAATTAAGGGTGAAAGGCGAAGAAAAAGGATATACAATTGTTCCATTACGTATTTTTATTAACGAACGGGGTTTCGCAAAGATAGAAATTGCACTGGCTCAGGGTAAAAAAGAATTCGATAAACGTGATAGCCTAAAAGACAAAGATGTGAAAAGAGAAATGGATAGAGCGATGAAGAGATAA
- a CDS encoding TlpA family protein disulfide reductase yields the protein MKIFLSIIILFIGLQAKAQQPTLLPQFTFYKLDGKAFSNKDIKQGKKNLLILFDCTCEHCQRETALLNKNYASFKNVNIYMITLDEAYIIPQFFNSYAKGLNTKPNVTVLQDRNHTFIPTFLPTKYPAMFLYSATGKLQLYNSGDGGIKKLLTVVNK from the coding sequence ATGAAAATTTTCCTATCGATTATAATTCTTTTTATTGGATTGCAAGCAAAAGCTCAGCAGCCAACATTATTACCACAGTTTACCTTTTATAAACTTGATGGAAAGGCTTTTTCTAATAAAGATATTAAGCAAGGCAAAAAAAATCTTTTGATTTTATTTGATTGTACATGTGAACATTGTCAGAGAGAAACGGCACTTTTGAACAAGAATTATGCAAGTTTTAAAAATGTAAATATTTACATGATTACGCTTGATGAAGCTTATATTATTCCTCAATTTTTTAATTCTTATGCCAAAGGTTTAAATACAAAACCTAATGTAACTGTTCTCCAAGATAGAAATCATACTTTTATTCCTACCTTTTTGCCAACTAAATATCCTGCAATGTTTTTATATTCTGCAACCGGTAAATTACAACTTTATAACTCTGGTGATGGCGGCATAAAAAAGTTGCTTACAGTGGTTAATAAATAA
- a CDS encoding Nramp family divalent metal transporter, whose translation MAKTESLSEVHQSVDTSKRKGWRRILSFIGPAYLISVGYMDPGNWATDLAGGSKFGYQLIWVLLMSNLIALLLQSLSARLGIVRGLDLAQASKHAYPRWANIPLFGLAQTAIIACDLAEIIGMAIGLQLLFGLPLIWGISITIFDTILLLFLLNKGMRAMEGFIVSMVFIVGLSFLVEMFIVEPSLKEIAKGFEPSILGGDALYIAIGIIGATVMPHNLYLHSSLVQTRKIERTNKGIKEALKFNLIDTTVALNLAFFVNAAILILAAAAFYKNGLHEVAEIQDAHKLLSNIFGNVAPTLFAIALIAAGQSSTVTGTLAGQIIMEGHINLRIQPWLRRLITRLLAIIPAFFTILHYGDDALGGLLVLSQVVLSLQLGFAIIPLIHFTSDKKLMKDFAIKLWVKILAWGSALAIITLNVKLVIEEISGWTKGSNNWWIYVILIPAIILIVLLLLYVFFHPIINKRDKERQMVPHGDALDIGVIERISYQKIGIAVDFSLNDRNTIRHALIQGGKNAHYYLIHVVETAAARYHGDIVMDHETQSDAENLEKYRLNLADLGYDSTAFIGFGSTAKAIADISNKNNFELLVMGAHGHKGLKDLIFGTTVDSVRHKIKIPVLIIR comes from the coding sequence ATGGCAAAAACTGAATCGCTAAGTGAAGTACATCAAAGTGTAGATACGAGTAAAAGAAAAGGATGGCGTAGAATCTTATCCTTTATTGGTCCAGCTTATTTAATTAGTGTTGGCTACATGGATCCAGGTAATTGGGCTACAGATTTAGCTGGCGGAAGCAAGTTTGGCTACCAATTAATCTGGGTTTTGCTGATGTCGAACTTAATTGCACTTTTACTTCAATCATTAAGCGCAAGGTTAGGCATTGTTCGAGGTTTAGATTTGGCGCAAGCATCTAAACATGCGTACCCACGGTGGGCAAATATCCCGCTTTTCGGTTTAGCGCAAACAGCGATAATTGCCTGCGATTTAGCTGAAATTATTGGTATGGCTATTGGTTTACAATTACTTTTTGGCCTACCACTTATCTGGGGAATTTCCATAACCATTTTCGACACAATTCTTTTGCTTTTTTTATTGAATAAAGGAATGAGGGCAATGGAAGGCTTTATTGTTTCTATGGTTTTTATTGTAGGACTTTCGTTTTTAGTCGAGATGTTTATTGTTGAGCCCTCTTTAAAAGAAATTGCGAAAGGTTTCGAACCCTCTATTTTAGGTGGTGATGCTTTATACATTGCAATTGGCATAATTGGCGCCACGGTAATGCCCCATAATTTGTACCTCCACTCCTCTCTTGTTCAAACCAGAAAGATTGAACGCACCAATAAGGGTATAAAAGAAGCCCTTAAATTTAATTTGATTGATACAACCGTTGCCCTAAATCTTGCTTTTTTTGTGAATGCAGCGATACTAATTTTAGCAGCTGCAGCTTTTTATAAAAATGGTTTGCATGAGGTGGCAGAAATTCAGGATGCACATAAATTACTTTCAAATATTTTCGGAAACGTTGCCCCAACGTTATTCGCTATTGCTTTAATTGCAGCTGGACAAAGCTCTACGGTAACAGGTACTTTGGCAGGGCAAATTATTATGGAAGGGCACATAAATTTAAGAATTCAACCTTGGTTACGGCGTTTAATTACTCGTTTATTGGCTATAATCCCTGCATTTTTCACCATTTTACATTATGGCGATGATGCTTTAGGTGGTCTGCTCGTTTTAAGTCAGGTGGTTTTAAGCTTACAACTAGGATTTGCAATTATACCGCTTATTCATTTTACTTCAGACAAAAAACTGATGAAGGATTTTGCCATTAAACTTTGGGTTAAAATATTAGCTTGGGGAAGTGCGCTTGCCATAATCACATTAAATGTTAAGCTCGTAATTGAAGAAATAAGTGGCTGGACCAAAGGAAGCAATAACTGGTGGATTTATGTTATTCTGATTCCTGCAATCATATTAATTGTATTGCTGCTACTTTATGTATTTTTTCATCCTATAATTAATAAACGAGATAAGGAGCGACAAATGGTTCCTCATGGAGATGCACTTGATATTGGTGTAATTGAAAGAATAAGTTATCAGAAAATTGGCATTGCAGTAGATTTTTCATTAAACGATAGAAATACCATTAGGCATGCATTAATTCAAGGGGGAAAAAATGCACATTATTATTTAATTCATGTGGTTGAAACCGCGGCAGCAAGATATCACGGCGATATTGTGATGGATCATGAGACGCAAAGCGACGCCGAAAACCTGGAAAAATACAGATTAAATTTAGCGGATTTAGGCTATGATTCTACTGCCTTTATTGGCTTTGGAAGTACAGCAAAGGCTATTGCAGATATAAGCAATAAAAATAATTTTGAATTATTGGTTATGGGTGCCCACGGACATAAAGGACTAAAAGATTTAATTTTTGGTACAACGGTCGATTCTGTTAGACACAAAATAAAAATTCCAGTACTTATAATTCGCTAA
- a CDS encoding metal-dependent transcriptional regulator, which yields MQSFTEENYLKIIYHLSEKSNSVQTNAIAEQIQTKPASVTDMIKKLADKGLVDYIKYQGVTLTEKGKNAAIDIVRKHRLWEVFLVDKLNFKWDEVHDVAEELEHIKSIALIERLDEFLGFPKSDPHGDPIPDKNGKFVQTHFTKLIELKIGDSGTITGVSQHSSAFLKHLEKLGLTLGKQIEVNDVTDFDGSVEISVEKKTINISREVAKHILISSNGKN from the coding sequence ATGCAAAGTTTTACTGAGGAAAATTATCTTAAAATAATCTATCATCTCTCTGAGAAATCAAATAGCGTTCAAACGAATGCTATAGCCGAGCAAATACAAACAAAGCCGGCATCAGTTACAGACATGATAAAAAAATTGGCTGACAAAGGACTTGTTGATTACATAAAATATCAAGGGGTAACTTTAACCGAAAAAGGAAAAAATGCCGCAATAGATATTGTTAGAAAACATCGTCTTTGGGAAGTTTTTTTAGTAGATAAATTGAACTTCAAATGGGATGAAGTGCACGATGTTGCAGAAGAATTAGAACATATTAAATCAATTGCGCTAATTGAAAGATTAGATGAATTTTTAGGTTTTCCAAAATCAGATCCTCATGGCGATCCTATTCCTGATAAAAATGGAAAGTTTGTACAAACTCATTTCACAAAACTTATTGAATTAAAAATTGGAGATTCTGGAACAATTACCGGAGTAAGTCAACACAGTTCTGCTTTTTTAAAGCATTTAGAAAAATTGGGGCTAACGTTAGGCAAACAAATCGAGGTAAACGATGTTACGGATTTCGACGGTTCAGTTGAAATTTCAGTAGAAAAAAAAACAATTAATATTAGTAGAGAAGTTGCAAAACATATTTTAATCAGTAGTAATGGCAAAAACTGA
- a CDS encoding Lrp/AsnC family transcriptional regulator, translated as MASELDKIDFKILRILQENGRITNLLLSQEIGLSPAPTLERVRKLEMAGFIKSYHALVDEEKLGLGIKTFIQIQLDFHKNNTIQIFLDEVNQIKEITECHHVTGQADFLLKVYVKDIKAYERLIMDKISKISVVKTFQTMMIMSTTKKEPIVPLEY; from the coding sequence ATGGCTTCAGAATTAGATAAAATTGATTTTAAAATTTTAAGAATTTTACAAGAAAACGGAAGAATCACTAATCTACTACTTTCACAAGAAATTGGTTTATCTCCAGCTCCAACTTTGGAACGCGTTCGCAAATTGGAAATGGCTGGCTTTATTAAAAGTTATCACGCTTTGGTCGATGAAGAAAAATTAGGCTTAGGAATTAAAACCTTTATTCAAATACAGCTTGATTTTCATAAGAATAATACCATTCAAATCTTTTTAGATGAAGTAAATCAAATTAAAGAAATTACAGAATGTCATCATGTAACTGGTCAAGCTGATTTTCTTTTAAAAGTTTATGTAAAGGATATCAAGGCTTACGAAAGATTAATTATGGATAAGATTAGCAAAATCTCTGTTGTTAAAACTTTTCAAACGATGATGATCATGTCTACTACCAAAAAAGAGCCAATTGTTCCATTAGAATATTAA
- the ung gene encoding uracil-DNA glycosylase: MSAAIEPGWLAVLDEEFEKDYMKTLKSFLLEEKQTGKIVYPKGGDIFNALNTTPFDKVKVVILGQDPYHGIGQAHGLSFSVQRGIAVPPSLKNIYKELETDIKDFSPPGHGNLIHWAEQGVLLLNATLTVRASEPASHQNKGWEIFTDEIIKALSKKREHIVFLLWGKYAQQKATLIDEKKHYILTAAHPSPFSAFHGFFGSKHFSKANQLLIQNNLTPIDWKLPM; the protein is encoded by the coding sequence ATGTCTGCAGCAATTGAACCGGGCTGGTTAGCCGTTCTAGATGAAGAATTCGAAAAGGACTACATGAAAACCTTGAAGTCTTTTTTGTTAGAAGAAAAGCAAACTGGCAAAATAGTTTATCCAAAAGGAGGAGATATTTTTAATGCACTTAATACGACGCCCTTTGATAAAGTGAAAGTAGTAATACTTGGTCAAGATCCCTATCACGGTATTGGTCAGGCCCACGGCCTATCTTTTTCTGTTCAGAGGGGAATAGCTGTTCCTCCTTCATTAAAAAATATTTACAAGGAACTAGAAACTGACATTAAAGACTTTTCCCCCCCAGGCCATGGTAATTTAATTCATTGGGCAGAACAAGGAGTTTTACTATTGAACGCAACATTAACAGTTCGAGCCTCTGAACCTGCCTCTCATCAAAACAAAGGATGGGAAATTTTTACTGATGAAATTATTAAGGCACTTTCTAAAAAAAGAGAACATATTGTCTTCTTACTCTGGGGAAAATATGCACAACAAAAGGCTACACTGATAGATGAAAAAAAACATTATATATTAACCGCTGCACACCCTTCACCATTTTCTGCATTTCATGGTTTTTTCGGTTCTAAACATTTTTCAAAAGCAAATCAGTTGCTTATTCAAAATAACCTCACTCCGATCGATTGGAAATTACCAATGTAG
- a CDS encoding thioredoxin family protein, translating into MKILFSITLIVLAMNVSAQEVNKKIHDQVHNKDILINTCTRDGITSFPEFKEMYDPLYAAYNPDAATMIELKKLIKKEKIKIVFGTWCGDSKVNVPNFFKILDALHFNEKNVNIIAVDGNKKAENGAIDGLDITRVPTFIVYDKKGLELGRITEGPKTTLEGDLLAIFKKKNL; encoded by the coding sequence ATGAAAATACTATTCTCAATTACTTTAATAGTTTTAGCAATGAACGTATCTGCACAAGAAGTTAACAAAAAAATTCACGATCAAGTACATAACAAAGATATCTTAATTAACACATGTACTCGCGATGGTATTACCAGTTTTCCTGAATTTAAGGAAATGTATGATCCACTTTATGCAGCCTATAATCCAGATGCGGCTACCATGATTGAACTGAAAAAGTTAATCAAAAAAGAAAAGATAAAAATTGTATTTGGCACTTGGTGTGGAGATAGTAAAGTTAATGTTCCTAATTTTTTCAAAATTTTGGATGCTTTACATTTCAATGAAAAGAATGTTAATATCATTGCTGTTGATGGAAACAAAAAAGCTGAAAATGGTGCAATTGACGGATTAGATATTACAAGAGTGCCAACTTTTATTGTGTACGATAAGAAAGGATTAGAACTGGGTCGAATTACTGAAGGACCTAAAACTACCTTGGAGGGCGATCTTTTAGCAATTTTTAAAAAGAAGAATCTTTAA
- a CDS encoding DUF2892 domain-containing protein, with protein sequence MPNIIRLIVGFALLGGAVALFIFGFWPWGIVAILLGLIVLVTYFFNENMLLAQWFLRKDNMPKAKMFLNRITDYESQLIKVQHGYYNLLIGLIESRTAPLQSEKYFKKSLALGMQMDHNIALAKLSLAGIAMAKRNKREATMYLAEAKKADKGKLLADQIKQMKDQMGNMDKQQQVRYR encoded by the coding sequence ATGCCAAATATTATTAGGTTAATTGTAGGTTTTGCTTTACTAGGTGGCGCAGTTGCTTTATTTATTTTCGGTTTCTGGCCTTGGGGCATTGTTGCCATACTATTAGGACTAATTGTGTTGGTTACTTATTTCTTCAATGAGAACATGCTTTTGGCTCAATGGTTTCTTCGAAAAGACAACATGCCTAAGGCTAAAATGTTTTTAAACCGAATTACTGATTATGAAAGTCAATTAATTAAAGTTCAACATGGTTATTATAATTTATTAATCGGTTTAATAGAAAGTAGAACAGCACCATTACAGAGTGAAAAGTATTTTAAAAAATCGCTTGCTTTAGGAATGCAAATGGATCATAACATCGCATTAGCGAAATTAAGTTTAGCCGGCATCGCTATGGCTAAAAGAAATAAGCGTGAAGCAACAATGTATCTTGCGGAAGCTAAAAAAGCTGATAAAGGTAAATTGCTTGCCGATCAGATTAAGCAAATGAAAGATCAGATGGGAAATATGGATAAGCAACAACAAGTTCGTTATAGATAA
- a CDS encoding pyridoxamine 5'-phosphate oxidase family protein, with amino-acid sequence MATSQEGSTNNTQEENNIKDLGGNEAILKLKDLAEKAESCFFCTSIKTGLPLSVRPMAIQQVDDEGNLWFMSLKDSHKNDEIASDPFTHLLFQASAHSGFVNIYGISEISRDQNKIDELWTPIMKTWFQGGKEDQDITLIKVIPSEGYYWDTKNGTAVAFLKVAASVVTGKTMDDSVEGTLDID; translated from the coding sequence ATGGCAACATCACAAGAAGGGAGTACTAACAATACTCAAGAGGAAAATAATATTAAAGATTTAGGTGGCAATGAAGCCATTTTGAAGCTTAAAGATTTAGCTGAGAAAGCGGAGAGTTGTTTTTTTTGCACCAGTATAAAAACTGGATTACCATTATCAGTTAGGCCAATGGCTATTCAGCAAGTTGATGATGAAGGAAATTTATGGTTTATGAGTTTAAAGGATAGCCATAAAAATGATGAGATCGCTTCAGATCCGTTTACACATCTTTTATTCCAGGCGAGCGCACACTCTGGTTTCGTAAATATTTATGGTATCTCTGAAATTAGTAGAGATCAGAATAAAATTGACGAACTATGGACACCAATTATGAAAACTTGGTTTCAAGGTGGAAAAGAAGATCAAGATATTACTTTGATAAAAGTAATCCCTTCTGAAGGTTATTACTGGGATACTAAAAATGGTACAGCCGTTGCATTTTTAAAAGTGGCCGCTTCGGTAGTAACAGGAAAAACAATGGACGACTCTGTTGAAGGAACGTTGGACATCGATTAA